The Gossypium arboreum isolate Shixiya-1 chromosome 4, ASM2569848v2, whole genome shotgun sequence DNA segment CCAATCACAGAATAACATATTTTCCATATTGCAGGTTTCTTATAGCGTTGCtagattaattaaatttataaacttTACGTATAATTTTCATTTCATGGTTGATTATCAGTTTATTTAGTCAATGATTTTTCCCTCTGTTTTCACTCCCCGGGGAAATGGATAGAAGTGATTAATTACCTCTATGGTGGGTTTATCGAAATTTTCAAACAGCTTACTTGCTATCTCTCTCTCCTGCTTTTCACCCTTTAAATGTTACTTATATTTTCCTTTTCAATTTGGTTTCACTCTTTCTCTTTTTTGGCAGAATGTTCTATTTCTTCTTTGAATCACGCAGTAACAAAGAGGACCCTGTTGTAATCTGGTTGACTGGAGGTCCAGGTTGCAGTAGTGAACTGGctttattttatgaaaatggCCCTTTCTCCATTGCTGATAACATGTCTCTTGTCTGGAATGAGTTTGGTTGGGACAAGGTATTTTTCTTAATATTCTCCGTTGTTTGGTATTTGGTATTTTCCAAATTAGGTATCACCTTGAATAATGAGTAAGTTTGTATCGTTTTGAAACCATGTAATATTAAAAAGATTTATGTTCTTTATACAAATGATGATGGACATGTTTCAATCTTTCCACTTTCTTGGTTTTGTGTTTAGGCGTCAAACCTTCTATACGTAGACCAACCTATTGGTACTGGCTTTAGTTATAGCTCTGACCGAAGGGACATTCGTCATAATGAAGACGAAGTTAGCAATGACCTTTATGACTTTTTACAGGTTAGTCTGTTTGTCATTGGATCTTATTCTGGAAGAAAAGGAGTTTAGCATAATTATTTACTCTCCATTGAACTATTATTGTCAATATTGTGGAAGTGAATAAACTTCATTCAATTTGTTAgagaaaaatgaataaatttgttGTTTTGACTGTGCTCTTTTTATTATGTTAGGCATTCTTTGCTGAACACCCTGAGTTGGCCAAGAATGACTTTTATATAACTGGAGAATCGTATGCTGGGCACTATATTCCAGCTTTTGCTGCCCGAGTCCACCGAGGAAACAAAGCTAAAGATGGAATTCATATAAACCTGAAGGTGTGTTACTAATTATATGACGTCAAGCTTCTAGATTTGATTTACTAATTTCCCAAAGTTTGATCTTGTCTGAATCAATTCATTTGTTTGCTTACTTCAACTACAATGTGTTTAACAGGGATTTGCTATTGGAAATGGCTTGACTGACCCTGCAATCCAGTATAAAGCTTACCCCGATTATGCTTTAGACATGGGGTTAATTAAGAAGACGGACTATAGTTTAATCAACAAGCTGGTTCCAGTTTGTGAATTTGCAATAAAGCTTTGTGGTAATTTTGCATCTGAAATGGCTTCCTCTCTTTTGTATGATCATTCTCTACATATTTACCTCGAATTTTCAAACTTAAAAGAATTGATTTTTACCCCCAATTCTGCattttatattataagattttctttaaaaaaagttATATCACAGATTGAATCAGTGTTGCTTATCTCCttgattctttttctttctttttggaaAACCATTTTTCCAGGCACTGATGGTACAATCTCTTGCATGGCTTCCTATTTTGTCTGCAATACTATATTCGCTAGCATCATAGCACGTGCTGGTGGTATAAATGTAAGAGACATGAATTATTTGCTTACTACATGGGATCAGTTATCTTTTAATGCTTAGAAATACATTTGATGAATTATTTGCTTAATTGGTTCTATTTGTTATTGTTTCTGCTGTAATATCCTGCGAAGTAGAATGTGTTTCTTTTCCTAGCATTATGAAACTATCTTCTTCTAAAATATCTGGAGAAAAGTTTTTGTGCAAATAATGTAATTTGCCTGattagaaaataaaatgaatatagtTTATGAATGATAGAGTAGGGCCTGAAATTGGTCTTAATATCATTGACATTGATTCTTAAGATATTTTATGAGCAATATGAGCAAAGGATGCCTAGAATTTTTTTCCTATAGTTAAACCAATTATAACTTACATTCGTCAGATCCAACTGTGAGTGTCTGATATGGGTATGTGTTTGACATAgttctattcaattcttttagAAGTCTTTTCGTGTATTTAGAAGGCCATAGAGGTCAGACATGAcacttcaaagaaaaaaaaaaaaaaagaagctattAAGAGGAGTCATCTGTGGCCTGATATCTTATGATTCTTTGAATAAAATTTGAAATGCTCCAATGTTTTCTTGTTGCAGTACTATGATATTAGAAAGAAATGTGAGGGGAGTCTTTGCTATGACTTCTCGAACATGGAGACGTTTCTGAACAAGAAATCTGTTAGGGATGCTCTTGGTGTTGGGAATATAGAATTCGTTTCCTGCAGCCCTACAGTGTATCAGGCAATGCTGGTTGACTGGATGCGGAATCTTGAAGTTGGCATTCCTGCTCTCCTTGAGGACGGAGTCAAGCTTCTTGTCTATGCTGGTGAATATGATCTTATCTGCAACTGGCTCGGTAAGCATGTTCTGTTTCGTTATTGATGGGGGGAGGGGCAAATGATACCAGATACATCTAGCAAATTACGGATCACAATATGATACTTGGAACAGGCAATTCAAGATGGGTTCATGCAATGCAATGGTCTGGTCGAAAAGAATTTGTAGCATCGCCAGAGGTTCCATTTGTGGTTGATGGGTCAGAAGCAGGAGTCTTGAAAACTCATGGACCTCTTGGTTTTCTTAAGGTCTGGTCCTCTATACCAACATTAACCTGTGTCTTTAAATCTAGTTGCAGCTGGCTGGTTGTTGATATAGCTGCATGATGATCTTTAACAGGTTCATGATGCTGGTCACATGGTGCCTATGGACCAGCCCAAGGCAGCCTTAGAAATGCTGAAAAGATGGACCAAGGGTTCACTAGCTGAAGGTGGTAAGGCAGAGAAACTGTTTGCTgaaatgtgatttttttttttcacttttcacTGCTTGCAGTCAGTCTTAGTTACCCGCTGCTCTTAGAGTGGGAACAACAAAACAAAGTAACTTCGAATacctgtatatatatgtatgtggatGCCATAGGATCCTGGTTATCTTGGTGTTTTGAATATAACCTACTAAAAAAATAATGAAGTGATTTGAACTTTTTGTTGTTTACTTTTTTATGCagttaattatgtgtttttttaTATCTGTATGATTTAATATTTGATATAGAGTAAAAATATGGTTAGGAATTGATAAGTATCTTATagggtatagtaaaatattaaaaaagagacattataattatttaagaCTGTTTGTCAaatatttttttgtcaatttatttAACTATAAATTTAGGCAAATTATGTGATGTTACATGTTAccaaatatagaattaaatcttattgagtcttgTTTTGCATAAAAGCAACGATGAAAGCAATGAAATTTTATATTAGGAGATATAATGTCAAAAGATTTCGGTTCCCTTATTCTAACtttaaaaatcattataaattgtaaaaaatgaaatttatattcctataatattaattagtctattttcaaaagaaacaaatgacAACAGAATATGAGACTTTTGCTgaaagatatttaatttttagaaGATTCAAGTTGCCTAACAGCATAATAGGGTTATTAATCTAATTTGAAATATATTCTGAAATTTAATCATGATTAGTAAATATTACTTCCAAAATATAATGCatgtcaaaaatttaaaaataattataatttgaaGCTCAAAAGAAGTTATAAACTTCTTCCCATCAGTCTCCAATTAAACtatttttgaattaattctcGTTTTAATAGCTGTTAAAATAtttctataaataaaataaatttaataataattgagTAAAATTAATATTAGCAAATATATAAGACAATTGTATTGAGTAAAATTTAAGAATGtcaaaacataacataaacaTTTTGATTTTTCTATTATCattattgttattagttttaatattataattattattaccattattatattattattattaaagttaattaatattattattattacattttcttttcttctgcatttacttatatgttattattattattgttgtttctattattattgttattactactatttttattatcattattattttttaaaaccatTTTATTCAATATTTCGTTAATTCATATGTTTATTTGTTCACtttcaatttaaattaaattttcactaaaattttatttgttatccctttattattgttttatcattttattgatttcattttatttttgtcttcattattattatgttattatatattatcTTACTAAGTATTTATTCATTTGTTTATGCCATTATATGCATGCaagtttatgttatttattattatgtttgtattatcattttatttaattctctaaatgtgttatgagttctaatatttaATCGGTGTATTTTctaatttataggctaaatttataggtcaaataataataaaataatctaaactaatcaatgTTTgactgaaacaaataaacagagtttaactagaaAATTATTTCTCAAAATTGACTGAAAGAGGAGTCATACTTAACACAAGCATTCAGAGAAAAAGGAACATTTTAATCCATAAGTAATGATATGGTAGTTGTTTTTGTATGACATTGATTTGTTTAGGAAAGAAATTGTTGTAAaatcaacatgattctcatgctCAACAAATTTGCATGAAACTCCTATCCATCAACTCCTAATTATAATCATGCTAACAACATTCTTTTTTACTATATAAAATGATAGTTTCATAAAAACTTAAAACTATTTTATCTTTTAAACTCAACTTCTTCTTCTTTATAATGGCATCCAATGCTGTTGAAAATGTTTCCAGAAGGGACTACAATGGCTTTTGTAACCTTTGTAATCTTACTTTTAGCAACTTACAAGAGGTACTGCATCACCAAAGTATTCGTTACAAAGATGAGATAAAATTCAAATGTGATATATGCAATCGTGGTTTTCCAAGCAGGGGAGCAAGAAATGAGCACCGTAATAATGGCCATTAAACATGGTTTTATGCTAATATGCTCATCATGCTAGTTATTTCAGTGTTGCTTCTATCTAGGTTTAATATGTTACTTTCCTATATGCTTAATTTATAGTTTTAAtgtgttattttatatttattaaacgCACGTTTGTGCATTACATTGTATTGATGGACAGAATTAACTATATATTTTATtgcttttatttttgttctttattAGTTTTTTTGCTTTAAACTATTTTGAGAAACGGATTTCATTGCACTTAACCCCAAATTACTTCCATTAAAATTTgtatgaaagaaaaataatactGAGCAACATATTAATCTCTCCTTTATTATTGTAAGGAGATCAATTATAACGATCAACAAAtagttcatatacaaattaagAAAGCATTAAAAATTCAGTTTTGGGACTCCAATTTCATAAACCAAgatcataaatatttttactagATATTTATGGAATTATGTTCTAAGTGAATTGGATTTTGGATTGACAATTTTATCGAATGATTAATTAAGatgcaaaaattaaattataaaagtaaTAAAAGTTCAATTGCTATGGgattttaattaagaaattaacagattaaattgattaatataaaatataggttaaaataagtaaaatgaaaaattatattatttattattattattaagttagTGGGGAAGAATGGAATCATCTTCTTCCCCACTCACCCAAACCaaatagaaagaaaagaagcTTAACGCTATTTAGGGATATTGTAAGCTTTAAccttaaaattcaaatttattttcttgtaacttttatgtttttaaaaatttGGGAGGTTTATCTAGTtgatttatgtattatttttaaaactgttaaagtttttaaaagttgattatttgaatttttctattaaattttaaatttagacaTGAAAATGACTAATTTTGTAGAGTTTAAATGTTAGTAGAGAGGTTATAGAGGATGAGATTGAAATCAGATTGTAAAATGAAACTCAATTTGAAAGATATGATTATTTtggtattagggattaaattgaataaaatgttaaagtttaagggaattcaataaaataaaataaaattgaactgATACATACATGCTTATAATAGGATAATATGAGATGtttgaaattgataaattaaaccgaattgttttatagatcaagaattgaggTTAGTCGCAGAAAAGCAAAAATTGTCGAATAGTCTTTAAAAGCTAATTTGGTTGCTATTTTGCATATGGAACTTACTAAGTTAATTAATGTtatgtttgtatttctataaattgaatcattatatttattttgttttgcaAAGTATGATATCGAGATAAATTGAAAATGATTATCTGAGTTTAAAACGCTATGTTCGAGATTGATTATTGAACTAGAGGACTAACTTGAACATAAATACAAATTTGTGTAACTTAGTGATTATATCTTTTGGCATTGAATTTGGTTATATGTCATATAATGAACTGAGAAaaacttacttaatcaaatcatgGAACAGTAGTGGTAgtacaaatttaaaaattcaccgaaaattgtaggaatcgagttagaggttgaatcaaatattgtattaaattttattgagtctaattttgtATAAAAACAACGATGAAAGCAATGGAATTTTATATTACGAGATACAATGTAAAAAGgtctaaaaataattataatttaaggcTCAAAAGATAGTTGAAAAAAGATTATTTAATCATGATTGGTAAATATTACTTTCAAAATAAAATGCAagccaaaaaatttaaaaataattataatttgaaGCTACAAAGATAGTTAAAAAAGATTATTTAATGAATGAAGTTCTAAATTAATGATAAAAAACACttaattgaatttgaatttttttccaaGAGGAAAATTTTGATTTGTAACGATTATTctcgtttttattttttatttcaggcAATAAAAAGAGCCTAAAGCAATCTGTAAAACTCTCTTACGTTTTGTGAATACAGAATACAAAAAGCAAAGGTATATTCCATTTTCTAGCTTGTTTGTCTCTGATGCTATACATACaataagtaaataatatttttaccttTTCGGGATGATGAGAAGCTGAGACCGAAGCATTCTTTCATTTTGTTGGGGTTTTGGTGTGGATTTAGAGAGTTTTAGGCTTAGATTTGGGGTTTAGGGGATTTAAAAGGCCGAAATAGCTCTTTTAATTTTGGGATTCTGACCACCATGTGCGGTGGAGGTTAGTGGCGATCGGTGGCGGCTCGATGATTGGAGCTCGGCCGGACC contains these protein-coding regions:
- the LOC108460994 gene encoding serine carboxypeptidase-like, translated to MAKLKYLSLIFFSHLFLVSSCTAVFPVLDELRLAGSSFPSVQAKKLIRELNLFPKEEVNLVDQGRVSLPQDSKLVEKRFKFPGLEALGGVSVDDLGHHAGYYKLPNSYDARMFYFFFESRSNKEDPVVIWLTGGPGCSSELALFYENGPFSIADNMSLVWNEFGWDKASNLLYVDQPIGTGFSYSSDRRDIRHNEDEVSNDLYDFLQAFFAEHPELAKNDFYITGESYAGHYIPAFAARVHRGNKAKDGIHINLKGFAIGNGLTDPAIQYKAYPDYALDMGLIKKTDYSLINKLVPVCEFAIKLCGTDGTISCMASYFVCNTIFASIIARAGGINYYDIRKKCEGSLCYDFSNMETFLNKKSVRDALGVGNIEFVSCSPTVYQAMLVDWMRNLEVGIPALLEDGVKLLVYAGEYDLICNWLGNSRWVHAMQWSGRKEFVASPEVPFVVDGSEAGVLKTHGPLGFLKVHDAGHMVPMDQPKAALEMLKRWTKGSLAEGGKAEKLFAEM